From the Streptomyces sp. KMM 9044 genome, one window contains:
- a CDS encoding carbohydrate ABC transporter permease — protein sequence MTVAIDRATGKRSGDRPPRAGRADRLKRAYQKHWYAFAMIVPVVVVLGVLVLYPLAYGFYLTLTDANSLNSARTIGVNEIEATYTFIGLDNYADILWGETAYDRFWSHFVWTIVWTAACVGLHYTIGLGLALLLNQKLRGRTFYRLILILPWAVPTFVTVFGWRFMLADSGIINSGLESLGLPTPLWLEDTFWQRFAAIMVNTWCGVPFMMVSLLGGLQSIDGTLYEAAEMDGASAWQRFRHVTLPGLRSVSSTVVLLGIIWTFNQFAVIFLLFGNTAPDAQILVTWAYQLGFGQQPRDFAQSATYGMLLLAILIVFTSFYRRWLNRNEQQLAI from the coding sequence ATGACAGTCGCCATCGACCGCGCGACCGGCAAGCGCAGCGGTGACCGCCCGCCCCGCGCCGGCCGGGCCGACCGCCTGAAGCGGGCCTACCAGAAGCACTGGTACGCGTTCGCCATGATCGTGCCCGTGGTCGTCGTGCTCGGCGTCCTCGTGCTGTATCCCCTGGCGTACGGCTTCTACCTCACCCTCACCGACGCCAACAGCCTCAACTCGGCCCGCACCATCGGCGTCAACGAGATCGAGGCCACGTACACGTTCATCGGCCTGGACAACTACGCCGACATCCTCTGGGGCGAGACGGCGTACGACCGCTTCTGGTCCCACTTCGTCTGGACGATCGTCTGGACGGCGGCCTGCGTCGGCCTGCACTACACCATCGGTCTGGGCCTCGCCCTGCTGCTCAACCAGAAGCTGCGCGGCCGTACCTTCTACCGGCTGATCCTGATCCTGCCGTGGGCCGTACCGACCTTCGTCACCGTCTTCGGCTGGCGGTTCATGCTCGCCGACAGCGGCATCATCAACTCGGGCCTGGAGTCCCTGGGCCTGCCGACACCGCTGTGGCTCGAGGACACCTTCTGGCAGCGGTTCGCCGCGATCATGGTCAACACCTGGTGCGGCGTGCCGTTCATGATGGTCTCCCTGCTCGGCGGGCTCCAGTCGATCGACGGGACCCTGTACGAGGCGGCCGAGATGGACGGCGCGAGCGCCTGGCAGCGGTTCCGCCACGTCACCCTGCCCGGCCTGCGCTCGGTCAGCTCCACCGTCGTGCTGCTCGGCATCATCTGGACCTTCAACCAGTTCGCCGTCATCTTCCTGCTGTTCGGCAACACCGCGCCGGACGCACAGATCCTCGTCACCTGGGCCTACCAACTCGGCTTCGGACAGCAGCCGCGCGACTTCGCGCAGTCCGCGACCTACGGCATGCTGCTGCTGGCCATCCTGATCGTCTTCACCTCCTTCTACCGCCGCTGGCTGAACCGCAATGAGCAGCAGCTCGCGATCTGA
- a CDS encoding sugar ABC transporter permease, translating to MSTLDTPPSAVVTGTPAGRTTPRRPGTRRRGEVGRGGVLASHGILIAASVVALFPVAWLVFLSLGPDKDDYLRPGGIWGKMTLDNYTFVLQNTNFFDWLKSSLIVSLGTTVIGVLVAATTGYAVSRMRFPGYKKFMWVLLVTQMFPVAVLMVPMYQILSDLQLIDTYFGLILVYCSTAVPYCAWLMKGYFDTIPFEIDEAGRVDGLSPFGTFVRLILPLAKPGLAVAAFYSFITAFGEVAFATTFLLDDEKYTLAVGLQSFVSEHDAQRNLMAATAVLIAIPVSAFFYLVQKNLVAGLTAGGTKG from the coding sequence ATGAGCACCCTCGACACCCCACCGTCAGCAGTGGTGACGGGCACACCGGCCGGGAGGACCACGCCCCGCCGGCCCGGGACGCGGCGGCGCGGCGAGGTCGGCCGCGGCGGCGTCCTCGCCTCGCACGGCATCCTGATCGCGGCGAGCGTCGTCGCACTGTTCCCGGTCGCCTGGCTGGTCTTCCTGTCCCTCGGCCCGGACAAGGACGACTATCTGCGTCCCGGCGGCATCTGGGGCAAGATGACGCTGGACAACTACACGTTCGTGCTGCAGAACACGAACTTCTTCGACTGGCTGAAGAGCTCGCTGATCGTCTCGCTCGGCACCACCGTCATCGGCGTCCTGGTCGCCGCCACCACCGGGTACGCGGTGTCCCGGATGCGGTTCCCCGGGTACAAGAAGTTCATGTGGGTCCTCCTGGTCACCCAGATGTTCCCGGTGGCCGTCCTGATGGTCCCGATGTACCAGATCCTGTCCGACCTCCAGCTGATCGACACCTACTTCGGGCTCATCCTCGTCTACTGCTCGACCGCGGTGCCGTACTGTGCCTGGCTGATGAAGGGCTACTTCGACACCATTCCGTTCGAGATCGACGAGGCGGGCCGGGTCGACGGGCTGTCCCCGTTCGGCACGTTCGTGCGGCTCATCCTGCCGCTCGCCAAGCCGGGTCTCGCCGTCGCCGCCTTCTACAGCTTCATCACGGCGTTCGGCGAGGTCGCCTTCGCCACGACGTTCCTGCTGGACGACGAGAAGTACACGCTCGCCGTCGGTCTGCAGAGCTTCGTCAGCGAGCACGACGCCCAGCGCAACCTCATGGCCGCCACCGCGGTCCTGATCGCGATACCCGTCTCCGCGTTCTTCTACCTCGTGCAGAAGAACCTGGTGGCCGGCCTCACCGCGGGCGGCACGAAGGGCTGA
- a CDS encoding glycoside hydrolase family 13 protein: MSQQHAAAPAPTSTTDAAVARRHDWWRDAVIYQVYPRSFADSNGDGMGDLEGIRSRLPYLRDLGVDAVWLSPFYASPQADAGYDVADYRAVDPMFGTLLDADALIRDAHGLGLRIIVDIVPNHSSDQHEWFKRALAEGPGSASRDRYHFRPGKGVDGELPPNDWESIFGGPAWTRVTEPDGTPGEWYLHLFAPEQPDFNWEHPAVGDEFRSILRFWLDMGVDGFRIDVAHGMVKAEGLPDLGDHEQLKLLGNDVMPFFDQDGVHDIYRQWRLILDEYSGERIFVAEAWTPTVERTANYVRPDELHQAFNFQYLGTHWDAEELREVIDRTLDAMRPVGAPATWVLSNHDVTRHATRFANPPGLGTQIRLPGDRELGLRRARAATLLMLALPGSAYVYQGEELGLPDVVDLPDEVRQDPAYFRGAGQDGFRDGCRVPIPWTRTGSSYGFGGGGSWLPQPEGWGELSVEAQSGAAGSTLELYRSALAVRRDQAGLGAGDAVEWLTAPEGVLAFRRGEFVCVANTTGQAVTTEAYGRVLLASGDVEGADGGVRVPADTTVWFTTG, from the coding sequence ATGAGCCAGCAGCACGCCGCCGCCCCGGCCCCGACCTCCACGACCGACGCTGCCGTCGCCAGGCGTCACGACTGGTGGCGGGACGCGGTGATCTACCAGGTGTACCCGCGCAGCTTCGCCGACAGCAACGGCGACGGCATGGGCGACCTCGAGGGCATCCGCTCCCGCCTGCCGTACCTGCGCGACCTCGGGGTGGACGCCGTGTGGCTCAGCCCCTTCTACGCCTCCCCGCAGGCCGACGCCGGCTACGACGTCGCCGACTACCGCGCCGTCGATCCCATGTTCGGCACCCTGCTCGACGCGGACGCGCTGATCCGGGACGCCCACGGACTGGGCCTGCGGATCATCGTCGACATCGTGCCCAACCACTCCTCCGACCAGCACGAGTGGTTCAAGCGGGCCCTCGCCGAGGGCCCCGGCTCGGCCTCGCGCGACCGCTACCACTTCCGGCCCGGCAAGGGCGTGGACGGTGAACTCCCGCCCAACGACTGGGAGTCGATCTTCGGTGGCCCCGCCTGGACCCGGGTCACCGAGCCCGACGGCACCCCCGGCGAGTGGTACCTGCACCTCTTCGCGCCCGAGCAGCCCGACTTCAACTGGGAACACCCGGCCGTCGGCGACGAGTTCCGCTCCATCCTCCGGTTCTGGCTGGACATGGGCGTGGACGGCTTCCGCATCGACGTCGCGCACGGCATGGTGAAGGCCGAGGGCCTGCCCGACCTGGGGGACCACGAGCAGCTGAAGCTGCTGGGCAACGATGTCATGCCGTTCTTCGACCAGGACGGCGTCCACGACATCTACCGCCAGTGGCGGCTCATCCTCGACGAGTACTCCGGCGAGCGGATCTTCGTCGCCGAGGCCTGGACCCCGACCGTCGAGCGCACCGCGAACTACGTCCGCCCCGACGAACTGCACCAGGCCTTCAACTTCCAGTACCTGGGCACCCACTGGGACGCCGAAGAACTGCGCGAGGTCATCGACCGCACCCTGGACGCGATGCGCCCGGTGGGCGCCCCCGCCACCTGGGTGCTGTCCAACCACGACGTCACCCGGCACGCCACCCGCTTCGCCAACCCGCCCGGCCTCGGCACCCAGATCCGGCTGCCCGGCGACCGGGAACTGGGCCTGCGCCGGGCCCGCGCCGCGACCCTGCTGATGCTGGCACTGCCCGGCTCGGCCTACGTCTACCAGGGCGAGGAGCTGGGACTGCCGGACGTCGTGGACCTGCCCGACGAGGTGCGCCAGGACCCGGCGTACTTCCGGGGCGCCGGCCAGGACGGCTTCCGTGACGGATGCCGGGTGCCGATCCCGTGGACCCGTACCGGTTCCTCGTACGGCTTCGGGGGCGGCGGCAGCTGGCTGCCGCAGCCGGAGGGCTGGGGCGAGCTGAGCGTCGAGGCGCAGAGCGGGGCGGCCGGTTCGACCCTGGAGCTGTACCGGAGTGCGCTCGCCGTGCGCCGGGACCAGGCCGGACTGGGCGCGGGCGACGCGGTGGAGTGGCTGACGGCGCCCGAGGGTGTCCTCGCCTTCCGCCGCGGGGAGTTCGTGTGCGTCGCGAACACCACGGGCCAGGCGGTGACCACCGAGGCGTACGGGCGGGTGCTGCTCGCCAGCGGCGACGTGGAGGGGGCGGACGGCGGAGTGAGGGTGCCGGCCGACACGACGGTGTGGTTCACCACGGGCTGA
- a CDS encoding alpha-amylase — protein sequence MARRTLAGVAALAVASVVMTPTVAEAAPPGTKDVTAVLFEWNFHSVARECTTTLGPAGYGFVQVSPPAEHIQGSQWWTSYQPVSYKIAGRLGDRTAFRNMVNTCHAAGVKVVVDAVINHMSAGNGTGTGGSAYTKYTYPGLYSSPDFDNCTSQINNYQDRWNVQNCELVGLADLDTGENYVRGAIAGYLNDLLSLGVDGFRIDAAKHMPAADLANIKSRLSRPGVYWKQEAIHGAGEAVQPSEYTGTGDVQEFRYAFDLKRVFTNENLAYLKNYGEGWGYMNGGVSGVFVDNHDTERNGSTLNYKDGATYTLANVFMLAWPYGSPDINSGYEFSDHDAGPPNGGQVNACWQNGWKCQHAWPEIRSMVAFRNATRGQAVTNWWDNGGDAIAFGRGSKGFVAVNHESGSLTRTYQTSLPSGTYCNVQNDTQVTVDGSGRLTATLGADRALAVYAGKSSC from the coding sequence ATGGCACGCAGAACCCTCGCCGGGGTGGCCGCGCTCGCGGTCGCTTCGGTTGTCATGACCCCGACCGTCGCGGAGGCCGCGCCGCCCGGCACCAAGGACGTCACCGCCGTCCTCTTCGAGTGGAACTTCCACTCGGTCGCCCGCGAGTGCACCACCACCCTCGGCCCCGCCGGGTACGGCTTCGTCCAGGTCTCCCCGCCCGCCGAGCACATACAGGGCTCGCAGTGGTGGACGTCGTACCAGCCGGTCAGCTACAAGATCGCCGGGCGCCTCGGCGACCGCACCGCCTTCCGGAACATGGTGAACACGTGTCACGCGGCCGGTGTGAAGGTCGTCGTGGACGCCGTCATCAACCACATGTCCGCGGGCAACGGCACCGGAACCGGCGGCTCGGCGTACACCAAGTACACCTACCCCGGCCTGTACTCGTCGCCCGACTTCGACAACTGCACCTCGCAGATCAACAACTACCAGGACCGCTGGAACGTCCAGAACTGCGAACTGGTCGGTCTCGCCGACCTCGACACCGGCGAGAACTACGTCCGCGGAGCCATCGCCGGGTACCTGAACGACCTGCTCTCCCTCGGGGTGGACGGCTTCCGCATCGACGCGGCCAAGCACATGCCGGCCGCCGACCTGGCGAACATCAAGTCCCGGCTCTCCCGTCCCGGCGTCTACTGGAAGCAGGAGGCCATCCACGGCGCCGGCGAGGCCGTCCAGCCCAGCGAGTACACCGGCACCGGCGACGTCCAGGAGTTCCGCTACGCCTTCGACCTCAAGCGGGTCTTCACCAACGAGAACCTCGCCTACCTGAAGAACTACGGCGAGGGCTGGGGCTACATGAACGGCGGTGTCTCCGGCGTCTTCGTCGACAACCACGACACCGAGCGCAACGGCTCCACCCTGAACTACAAGGACGGCGCCACCTACACCCTGGCCAACGTCTTCATGCTGGCCTGGCCCTACGGTTCCCCGGACATCAACTCCGGGTACGAGTTCTCCGACCACGACGCCGGCCCGCCCAACGGCGGTCAGGTGAACGCCTGCTGGCAGAACGGCTGGAAGTGCCAGCACGCCTGGCCGGAGATCAGGTCCATGGTCGCCTTCCGCAACGCCACGCGCGGACAGGCGGTGACCAACTGGTGGGACAACGGCGGTGACGCGATCGCCTTCGGCCGGGGCAGCAAGGGCTTCGTGGCCGTCAACCACGAGTCCGGCTCGCTGACCCGCACCTACCAGACCTCGCTGCCCTCCGGCACGTACTGCAACGTCCAGAACGACACGCAGGTGACGGTGGACGGTTCGGGCCGGCTCACCGCCACCCTGGGCGCCGACAGGGCCCTCGCGGTGTACGCGGGCAAGTCCTCCTGCTGA
- the pulA gene encoding pullulanase-type alpha-1,6-glucosidase: MIPRWPAPPARRTAQGGRVAAVTAATLAAALAATLVQPLAAQAAAPPEPPSDATLAKAPARHDLTREQFYFVLPDRFANGDARNDRGGLTGSRLSTGYDPTDKGFYQGGDLKGLTEKLDYIKGLGTTALWMAPLFENQPVQGTGENASAGYHGYWITDFTRVDPHFGTNKDLETLIDKAHDKGMKVFFDVITNHTADVVDHEEKSYDYLSKGAFPYLTKDGKPFDDADYADGSRKFPRVDAGSFPRTPAVPAAKKDVKVPSWLNDPTMYHNRGDSTFAGESGEYGDFSGLDDLWTERPEVVDGMEKIYQRWVRDFDIDGFRIDTVKHVNMEFWTQWATALDAYAAKKGRDDFFMFGEVYSADTDVTAPYVTEGRLDATLDFPFQEAARRYASQGGSAQRLASVFGDDHKYTTDRANAYEQVTFLGNHDMGRVGTFLKQDNPGASDADLLKKDMLANELMFLSRGNPVVYYGDEQGFTGAGGDKDARQTLFASRTADYLDDDLIGTDRTHAEDTYDTGSPLYRRISALAKLRKAHPALTDGVQQERYAADGPGVYAFSRTATGTRTGQDTTEYVVAFNNAGDAKKATFATNSARMTFRGIHGTDASVTSDADRRITVTVPAGSAIVLKAAGRPAKPAAKPTVTLKVPEAGATGTVELTADVEGGQLNRVVFAARTGNGKWRTLGSSDHAPHKVTHTIGDDVPAGTALRYKAVAVDTAGRTASALAASATGAPPVEEPPTAASRDHVVVHYQRADGDYDDWGLYAWGDLADGEATEWPASHPFTGRDAYGAFAHVKLKPGASTVEFLVVDKSGDKDVSTDRTVDVTKTGEIWIEQGEETVTTERPEYPEQDKSKAVLHYQRADGDYDGWGLHVWTGAAEPTDWSNPLEPVKTDPYGAVFEVPLTEGATSLSYIIHKGDEKDLPSDRSLDLTANGHEVWLLSGEEKYLLPQSPGSAADVDPTTSKAVWIDRDTVVWDGSAGAASTQLLASRSGSIEARDGTLVLGDDTRVIRLLPADLTDAQKATFPHLKDGTAHAVDPRDRDRVREALRGQVVAAQRSAGGAVLAATGVQTAGVLDDLYAVGATKAELGPTFRHGRPTLAVWAPTAQNVSLEIGGSTARMKRDDATGVWSVTGPKSWKGKPYRYAVKVWAPSTRELVTNKVTDPYSVALTTDSARSLVVDLGDRDLAPEGWSGLDKPKAVPLKDAQIQELHIRDFSVEDRTAEQPGTYLAFTDKDSDGSKHLRKLARAGTSYVHLLPAFDLATIPEKKSDRETGDCDLASYPADSEKQQECVAKAAAKDAYNWGYDPYHYTVPEGSYASDPDGTARTVEFRRMVEALNEDGLRVVMDVVYNHTAASGQAKTSVLDRIVPGYYQRLLADGSVADSTCCANTAPENAMMGKLVVDSVVTWAREYKVDGFRFDLMGHHPKANILAVRKALDALTPAQDGVDGKKIILYGEGWNFGETADDARFEQATQENMAGTGIATFSDRARDAVRGGGPFDEDPGVQGFASGLYTDPNSSDGNGTEAEQKARLLHYQDLVKVGLSGNLAEYRFTDTDGKEVKGSQVDYNGAPAGYALAPGDALAYADAHDNESLFDALAFKLPTTVGADDRARMQVLAMATAVLSQGPALSQAGTDLLRSKSLDRNSYDSGDWFNAIHWNCADGNGFGRGLPPAADNADKWPYAKPLLGTVQVGCPQIDGASAAYRDLLKIRTTEETFSLDTAGQVQSALSFPLSGKDETPGAITMRLGDLVVVFNATPNRQKQRVTALAGTDHRLHPVQAAGSDAVVKTSSYAADTGTFTVPARSVAVFTAAG, from the coding sequence GTGATACCCAGATGGCCCGCGCCCCCGGCGCGCCGCACCGCGCAGGGCGGGCGGGTGGCCGCCGTGACGGCGGCCACGCTCGCCGCCGCCCTTGCCGCCACCCTCGTGCAGCCCCTGGCGGCCCAGGCCGCCGCACCCCCCGAGCCCCCGTCCGACGCCACGCTGGCGAAGGCCCCCGCGCGGCACGATCTCACCCGGGAGCAGTTCTACTTCGTCCTGCCGGACCGGTTCGCCAACGGGGACGCAAGGAACGACCGGGGCGGGCTCACCGGTTCGCGGCTCAGCACCGGGTACGACCCCACCGACAAGGGCTTCTACCAGGGCGGCGACCTCAAGGGCCTCACCGAGAAGCTCGACTACATCAAGGGGCTCGGCACCACCGCCCTCTGGATGGCGCCCCTCTTCGAGAACCAGCCCGTGCAGGGGACGGGGGAGAACGCCTCGGCCGGCTACCACGGTTACTGGATCACCGACTTCACCCGGGTCGACCCGCACTTCGGCACCAACAAGGACCTCGAGACCCTCATCGACAAGGCCCACGACAAGGGCATGAAGGTCTTCTTCGACGTCATCACCAACCACACCGCCGACGTCGTCGACCACGAGGAGAAGTCCTACGACTACCTCTCCAAGGGCGCCTTCCCCTACCTGACCAAGGACGGGAAGCCCTTCGACGACGCCGACTACGCCGACGGCTCCCGGAAGTTCCCGCGCGTCGACGCCGGCTCCTTCCCCCGCACCCCGGCCGTCCCCGCCGCGAAGAAGGACGTCAAGGTCCCGTCGTGGCTCAACGACCCGACGATGTACCACAACCGGGGCGACTCCACCTTCGCCGGCGAGTCCGGCGAGTACGGCGACTTCTCCGGGCTCGACGACCTGTGGACCGAGCGTCCCGAGGTCGTCGACGGCATGGAGAAGATCTACCAGCGGTGGGTGAGGGACTTCGACATCGACGGCTTCCGGATCGACACCGTGAAGCACGTCAACATGGAGTTCTGGACCCAGTGGGCCACCGCCCTGGACGCCTACGCGGCGAAGAAGGGGCGCGACGACTTCTTCATGTTCGGTGAGGTCTACTCCGCCGACACCGACGTCACCGCCCCCTACGTGACCGAGGGCCGCCTCGACGCCACCCTCGACTTCCCCTTCCAGGAGGCGGCCCGCCGGTACGCCTCCCAGGGCGGCAGCGCGCAGCGGCTCGCGTCCGTCTTCGGCGACGACCACAAGTACACGACCGACCGGGCCAACGCCTACGAGCAGGTCACCTTCCTCGGCAACCACGACATGGGCCGCGTCGGGACGTTCCTGAAGCAGGACAACCCCGGGGCGTCCGACGCCGACCTGTTGAAGAAGGACATGCTCGCCAACGAGCTGATGTTCCTCAGCCGCGGCAACCCCGTCGTCTACTACGGCGACGAGCAGGGCTTCACCGGCGCCGGCGGCGACAAGGACGCCCGCCAGACCCTGTTCGCCTCCCGCACCGCCGACTACCTCGACGACGACCTCATCGGCACCGACCGCACCCACGCCGAGGACACCTACGACACGGGTTCACCGCTCTACCGGCGGATCAGCGCCCTCGCGAAGCTCCGCAAGGCCCACCCCGCCCTCACCGACGGCGTGCAGCAGGAGCGGTACGCGGCCGACGGCCCCGGCGTCTACGCCTTCTCCCGCACCGCGACCGGCACCCGCACCGGCCAGGACACCACCGAGTACGTCGTCGCCTTCAACAACGCCGGCGACGCCAAGAAGGCGACCTTCGCCACGAACTCGGCCCGCATGACCTTCCGCGGCATCCACGGCACCGACGCCTCCGTGACCAGCGACGCCGACCGGAGGATCACCGTCACCGTCCCGGCGGGCTCGGCGATCGTCCTCAAGGCGGCGGGCAGGCCCGCCAAGCCCGCCGCGAAGCCCACGGTCACCCTCAAGGTCCCCGAGGCCGGAGCCACCGGCACCGTCGAACTCACCGCCGACGTCGAGGGAGGACAGCTCAACCGCGTCGTCTTCGCCGCCCGGACCGGCAACGGCAAGTGGCGGACCCTCGGCTCCTCCGACCACGCCCCCCACAAGGTCACCCACACCATCGGCGACGACGTGCCCGCCGGCACCGCCCTGCGCTACAAGGCCGTCGCCGTCGACACGGCCGGCCGCACCGCGAGCGCCCTGGCCGCCTCCGCCACCGGCGCCCCGCCCGTCGAGGAACCGCCCACCGCCGCCTCCCGTGACCACGTGGTCGTCCACTACCAGCGCGCCGACGGCGACTACGACGACTGGGGCCTGTACGCCTGGGGTGACCTCGCCGACGGCGAGGCCACCGAGTGGCCGGCCAGCCACCCCTTCACCGGCCGCGACGCCTACGGTGCCTTCGCCCACGTCAAGCTCAAGCCCGGCGCCTCCACCGTCGAGTTCCTCGTCGTCGACAAGAGCGGCGACAAGGACGTCTCCACCGACCGCACGGTCGACGTCACGAAAACCGGCGAGATCTGGATCGAGCAGGGCGAGGAGACCGTCACCACCGAACGCCCCGAGTACCCGGAGCAGGACAAGAGCAAGGCGGTGCTGCACTACCAGCGCGCGGACGGCGACTACGACGGCTGGGGCCTGCACGTGTGGACCGGCGCCGCCGAGCCCACCGACTGGTCGAACCCCCTGGAGCCGGTGAAGACCGATCCCTATGGCGCGGTCTTCGAGGTACCGCTCACCGAGGGTGCCACCAGTCTCAGCTACATCATCCACAAGGGCGACGAGAAGGACCTCCCCTCCGACCGGTCGCTCGACCTCACGGCGAACGGCCACGAGGTGTGGCTGTTGAGCGGCGAGGAGAAGTACCTGCTGCCGCAGTCGCCCGGCTCGGCCGCCGACGTCGACCCGACCACCTCGAAGGCGGTCTGGATCGACCGGGACACCGTCGTCTGGGACGGCTCCGCGGGCGCCGCCTCCACCCAGCTGCTCGCCTCCCGCAGCGGCTCGATCGAGGCGCGGGACGGCACGCTCGTCCTCGGTGACGACACGCGCGTGATCCGGCTGCTCCCGGCCGACCTGACCGACGCGCAGAAGGCGACGTTCCCGCACCTCAAGGACGGCACCGCCCACGCGGTCGACCCGCGCGACCGGGACCGCGTGCGCGAGGCCCTGCGCGGCCAGGTCGTCGCCGCCCAGCGCTCTGCCGGCGGAGCGGTCCTCGCGGCGACCGGCGTGCAGACCGCGGGCGTCCTCGACGACCTGTACGCGGTCGGCGCGACGAAGGCGGAGCTCGGCCCGACGTTCCGGCACGGCCGGCCCACGCTGGCCGTGTGGGCGCCGACCGCGCAGAACGTCTCGCTGGAGATCGGCGGCTCCACCGCCCGCATGAAGCGTGACGACGCCACCGGCGTCTGGTCCGTCACCGGCCCGAAGTCCTGGAAGGGCAAGCCCTACCGGTACGCCGTGAAGGTGTGGGCGCCCAGCACCCGCGAACTCGTCACCAACAAGGTCACCGACCCCTACTCCGTCGCCCTGACCACCGACTCCGCGCGCAGCCTCGTCGTCGACCTCGGCGACCGCGACCTCGCCCCCGAGGGCTGGTCAGGTCTGGACAAGCCGAAGGCCGTCCCCCTCAAGGACGCCCAGATCCAGGAACTGCACATCCGTGATTTCTCCGTCGAGGACCGCACGGCGGAGCAGCCCGGCACCTACCTCGCCTTCACCGACAAGGACAGCGACGGCTCGAAGCACCTGCGGAAGCTGGCGCGGGCCGGCACCTCGTACGTGCACCTGCTGCCCGCCTTCGACCTCGCGACCATCCCCGAGAAGAAGTCCGACCGGGAGACCGGCGACTGCGATCTCGCCTCCTACCCGGCCGACTCCGAGAAGCAGCAGGAGTGCGTGGCGAAGGCCGCCGCGAAGGACGCCTACAACTGGGGCTACGACCCGTACCACTACACGGTCCCCGAGGGCTCCTACGCCAGTGACCCGGACGGCACGGCCCGCACGGTCGAGTTCCGCAGGATGGTCGAGGCGCTGAACGAGGACGGCCTGCGCGTCGTCATGGACGTCGTCTACAACCACACCGCGGCGAGCGGGCAGGCGAAGACCTCCGTCCTGGACCGGATCGTGCCCGGCTACTACCAGCGGCTCCTCGCCGACGGTTCGGTCGCCGACAGCACCTGCTGCGCCAACACCGCGCCCGAGAACGCCATGATGGGCAAGCTCGTTGTCGACTCGGTCGTCACCTGGGCCAGGGAGTACAAGGTCGACGGCTTCCGCTTCGACCTCATGGGCCACCACCCCAAGGCCAACATCCTCGCCGTCCGCAAGGCCCTCGACGCGCTGACCCCCGCGCAGGACGGCGTCGACGGCAAGAAGATCATCCTGTACGGCGAGGGCTGGAACTTCGGCGAGACCGCCGACGACGCCCGCTTCGAGCAGGCCACGCAGGAGAACATGGCCGGAACCGGCATCGCCACCTTCTCCGACCGGGCCCGTGACGCCGTCCGCGGCGGCGGCCCCTTCGACGAGGACCCCGGTGTCCAGGGCTTCGCCTCCGGCCTCTACACCGACCCCAACTCCTCGGACGGCAACGGCACCGAGGCCGAGCAGAAGGCCCGGCTCCTGCACTACCAGGACCTGGTCAAGGTCGGCCTGAGCGGCAACCTCGCCGAGTACCGCTTCACCGACACCGACGGCAAGGAGGTCAAGGGTTCCCAGGTCGACTACAACGGCGCACCGGCCGGATACGCCCTCGCCCCCGGCGACGCCCTCGCCTACGCCGACGCGCACGACAACGAGTCGCTGTTCGACGCGCTCGCCTTCAAGCTGCCGACGACCGTCGGCGCCGACGACCGGGCCCGCATGCAGGTCCTCGCCATGGCGACGGCCGTCCTGTCCCAGGGCCCGGCGCTCTCCCAGGCCGGCACCGACCTGCTGCGCTCCAAGTCCCTGGACCGCAACTCCTACGACAGCGGCGACTGGTTCAACGCCATCCACTGGAACTGCGCCGACGGCAACGGCTTCGGCCGCGGCCTGCCCCCGGCCGCCGACAACGCCGACAAGTGGCCCTACGCGAAGCCTCTGCTGGGCACGGTGCAGGTCGGCTGCCCGCAGATCGACGGCGCCTCGGCCGCGTACCGGGACCTGCTGAAGATCCGTACGACGGAGGAGACCTTCTCCCTCGACACCGCGGGGCAGGTGCAGTCCGCGCTGTCCTTCCCGCTGTCCGGGAAGGACGAGACACCCGGCGCGATCACCATGCGCCTCGGTGACCTGGTCGTCGTCTTCAACGCGACGCCGAACCGGCAGAAACAGCGCGTCACCGCCCTCGCCGGCACGGACCACCGCCTGCACCCGGTGCAGGCGGCGGGCTCGGACGCGGTGGTGAAGACCTCGTCCTACGCGGCGGACACCGGCACCTTCACCGTCCCGGCCCGCTCGGTCGCGGTGTTCACCGCGGCCGGCTGA
- a CDS encoding 5-carboxymethyl-2-hydroxymuconate Delta-isomerase has protein sequence MPQITVDHSAQLKHGFAYDWPAFVRDLHRTVVEIAAAKLPACKTRFRPTDDVFIGHEQAEDHALVHVHIGLLPGRTEETKARLTEAVLELVRRHVRPVGSLTLHASAEVRDLDASYRKSVEPAQ, from the coding sequence ATGCCGCAGATCACCGTCGACCACTCCGCACAGCTGAAGCACGGCTTCGCGTACGACTGGCCCGCCTTCGTCCGGGACCTGCACCGCACCGTGGTGGAGATCGCGGCGGCGAAGCTCCCGGCGTGCAAGACCCGGTTCCGCCCGACCGACGACGTCTTCATCGGCCACGAGCAGGCAGAGGACCACGCCCTCGTACACGTCCACATCGGCCTGCTCCCCGGACGGACCGAGGAGACCAAGGCGCGGCTCACCGAGGCCGTCCTGGAACTGGTGCGCCGGCATGTGCGGCCGGTCGGCAGCCTGACCCTGCACGCCTCCGCCGAGGTACGCGACCTCGACGCGTCGTACCGCAAGTCCGTGGAGCCGGCACAGTAG